Part of the Acetomicrobium thermoterrenum DSM 13490 genome is shown below.
GGTGTCCTGGAGATGACAGGGTAGATAGGCCGGAGGTGGAAGCCCCGAGAGGGGTGCAGCTGACCGGTACTAATACACCGAGGCCTTGTCCTTAAATACTTTTTTCCTCTTTCCCTAGCGATTTTTGAGTAAAGGTTTGAAGCAGGCATATGGTGGCCATAGCGGAGGGGAAACACCCGGATCCATGCCGAACCCGGCAGTTAAGCCCTCCAGCGCCGATGGTACTGCGGGGGGTACCCGTGGGAGAGTAGGTCGCTGCCATGTGCCTGCTTTATATTTTGCCTCCATGGTGAGGCGAAAGAGGTGAAAAAAGAAGACGAGAAGGGCTCGTCTTCTTTTTTTTCGGGGGTGGATGTGATATAAAGTTTTGGATGAAATATATAATATAGGGGTGTTCCGTTATTATGATCAGAAGAAAAGCAATTTATGGCGTCAACGACGTTCCGCCCCCAGCTATATTGGTACTGGCGGGTGCTCAGCATGTACTGACTCTTTTTGGAGCAACCACTCTTGTGCCGTTAATATTCGGTCCTGAGATGGGAATGACAAGAGCGGAGATAGGATTTTTTATTTCGTGCGTATATCTGGCCATGGGGATAGCTACGTTGATACAAACGCATCCAAAGCTTGGCTCCGGCCTTCCGATCGTTCAGGGGTCAAGTTTCAGTTTCATTCCTCCTATAATGACTATTATCGGTATTTATAAGGCGATGGGTCCCAATGTGATCATGCAATATATTGGCGGTGCCCTAATAAGCGGCGGTTTGCTCCTGTCTTTTTTGGGATACAGCAAAATAGTTGGATATATTAGGAAAGTTATAACCCCCATAGTTATCGGACCCACAATTATGGCTATAGGCTTTTCCCTTGCTCCCACTGCTGTACAGTTCAATGCCGCCAACTATTGGCCGGTGTCGTTATTGGTTGTATTTTTGATCTTTCTTTTCAGCCTCGTGACGAAAAATCAATACCTCAATATATTTTCTGTGTTGACTTCAATAGTATTTACTTATCTTATTTGTTTATTCCTGTCAGTGACCGGTTTATTCGCTGCAGGGCATCCGGCATATATAGATCTCACTGAAGTTATCAGGGCTCCGTGGTTTAGGTTTACTGGAATTATGCCCTGGGGTGCGCCAAAGTTTAGCGTTGTAACATTTGGTACAGCTTTGGCCGGTTTCTTCGCGGTTATGATCGAGTCAATCGGAGATTATCACTCCTGTTCCTATGCCGCAGGGCTGGACGATCCCTCCTCTGAGACTATTAGCAGAGGTATCGGTGCCGAAGGGCTAAACTGTGCAATTTCGGGAATGCTGGGTGGTGTTGCAACGACATCATATACGGAAAATATCGGCTTGATTGGTTTGACTGGCGTGGCCTCCCGTTGGGTAGTGCGAACAGGTGCCATCTTGCTTATTCTTATGAGCACAATAGGAAAGCTCGGTGCTCTTGTTGCCACCATTCCCAGTCCGATAATTGGTGGAGCTTATATATCACTTTTTGGCGTAATAGGTGCTCTTGGAATCCAGGTTTTGATGAGGGCTGATATGGGAAGCCAGAGGAATGTTTTAATAGTTGGTTTTGCCTTCTTAATGGCCCTTGGACTTCCTGGATGGATAGAGCAGAACCACGCTATTTTTTCGACCTTAGGAGTTCTTGGAGAAGTAATATGGGCTATATTGAAGACACCGATGGCTGTAGCGGGCATTTGTGCAGCCATATGCGATAGCTTGATTCCCGGTACCGACGAGGAGCGGGGCATAGGCGTAAAAATATGATAAATGACAAAAGAGGCGGGTTATAACCCGCCTCTTTTATATGCGAGGTGTAATTTATTTGATCAAGGCAATCCTTTTGGCTGCCGGCGAAGGACGGCGTTTGGGTTACGAGAAGATGTCAAGACCTATTTTGGGCAAACCAATCATATTTTGGACATTAGATTTAATCCGCGCCTCTGGTTTTGATCCAAAAGATATAGTGGTCGTAATAGGCTATGACGGAGATAAGCTGAAGAAGGAATTATCGAAGTATGGCGTTCGATTGAATATTGTAGAAAATCCCGATTACAGAAAAGAGATGTTCTCTTCGATAAAAACGGGAATATTGTCTTTGTCAAAAGATATAGAAAATGTCCTAATAGCCTTAGGCGATCAACCTTTAGTCAAGCCCGCTACGATAAAGGCCATTTTATCCGAAAGACACCCCTTAAAGGTGGTTCAGCCCGTTTTTAACGGAAAAAGGAGTCATCCGATTCTGATCCCAAAGCCCATAGTTGAAACAATACACTCCGCCTCTTTGGATCACACATTAAAGGATCTCATGCCGCCACCGGAAGAAAGAATCTTGGTGCCCGTGGATGACGAGGGAGTATGTATTGACATAGACACCTTCGAGGACCTTAAGCTGGCGGAGAGCATCTTAAAGATCAGACATCAAGAGGCTGACGCAGGCCCTTAACGTTTGCTCCGTTATCGACAGCAATGATTTCAGCCATAACAGATATAGCGATTTCTTCAGGCGTTTCTGCCTTGATGGGAAGTCCAATGGGTGCATATAATCTGTCGACCAGCTCTTTGGAAACCCCCATTTTAAGCAGGTTTTCTTTCATCACGGCTATCTTGCGCTTGGAGCCTATCACTCCTATGTAGCAAGCGGTCTTTCCGTCGAGATTGCGGATGACCTCTGTGTCAAGAGAGTGCCCTCTGGTTACAACGACGACATGTGTTAGTTTGTGAAATGACAGATATCTTTCGAAGGCCTCATCGAGCGGGCAGGCAATTGTTTGTGCCCAAGGGACGTTATCTGGATTTGCGAATTCCTCTCTTTCGTCCCACAAGGTTACTGAATAATTTAGAAAACTAGCGACCCGGGCTATGGCTTTTCCTACATGTCCGGCTCCAAAAATAATGAGTTCTTTTTTCCTTCCTATAAGTTCAAGAAATACTGTCGTTTTACCGCCACAGGCGGCTTTTGGGTCATCTGCCTCTGTGGCCGTAAATTCTTCGCTGTAAAGAGCAGTTGTTTTGTCCTCACGGAACAACCTCAATGCTTCCTGTATAATGTGATATTCCAATACGCCTCCGCCTATGGTCCCAACTATCGATCCGTCTTCCCAAACCAGCATCTTTGATCCGACGCTTCTTGGCGTCGAACCTTCTTCGTCTATTATTGTGCATAATACACATTTTTTCCCCGTCTCAAGGGATTTCTTAAGAGATTCGATGATTGCCAGATCCATTTTGATTACCTCCTCCAGTTGTGTTTCGTTTTATTATAAAATATACACATAGTCTGACTATAGACAAAGACGTGATTGCGAAGCGAAAAACGGTCGATAGGGAGGATTTTGAAAGTGCGCAAAAAAATTGTAGATTTGAACCAAGCAATAAATCATATTTTATCTCATGACTTGACGAAAATAGATGTGGATATGGGTTATAAGGGGCCTCGTTTCAAGAAAGGACATGTCATCAAAGAAGAGGACATAGAGATTTTAAGGTCTATGGGCAAAGAACATTTAACTATTCTGGAATTAGAAGAAGATGAAGTGCATGAAGACGATGCTGCTTTAGCTTTAGGGTCGGCAATATGCGGAAAGGGATTGAAATTAACAGCCCCAAGCGAGGGAAGGTGTAATTTAATAGCCGACTTCAGAGGGCTTCTTTACTTCGATCCCAATAAAGTTAATATGATAAATAACGATCCAGACTGGGTGGTAGTCACTTTATATCCCTACACGATGGTGGAACCGGGAGACATGGTGGCGGGTTTTAGGATTTTGCCACTTGCCGTTAAGAGAGCGCAACTTGAAAGGGCTCTGCGTGTAGGGGCTACATTTGAGGTTAGGGCCTACAACCCTCTCAAGGTCGGATTGGTAACGACTGGAGGGGAAATAAAAGGCGGAATAATAAAGGATGCCTTCAGGCCTAAACTTGAAAGAAAAGTAGCTTATTTCGGAGGGAGTTTACTGGGACAAAGCATCGCAGGAGATGACCTATACGAGATTGTAGAAGCAATACGCAACTTTTTAAATAGTGGAGCAGATTTGATCATCTGCACAGGGGGCATGAGCGTCGATGCCGATGATAATACCCCGCGAGCCATTGCACAAGCCTGCGACGAGGTAAAATTCAAGGGTATACCTGTATTGCCAGGCTCAATGCTTATGGTGGGAATGAAGGGAGAAAAGGTCATCATAGGAGCGCCTGCGTGTGTCGTCCACGATGAATGGACCAGTCTGGACCTGGTTTTACCTAGGATATTTGCCGGACTGATTCCAACCTTCGAGGAGATCTCGAGGTTTGGCATAGGTGGCTTGTGCAGGCGTTGCTCGACATGTTCCTTTCCTAATTGTTCTTTTGGGGTCAAATGTTGAAATGTTGAATCGAGAATATGTAAAGAAAACGTTAAAAACTTTTGGCATAAGGCCCACAAAAGCGAGAATTCTCATTTGCGAAGCGCTAATGATGGCAGGGCAACCCGTATCGCACGGTGATCTACAGACAAACGTTTTTTTAAGTGAGATTAACAGGGTTACATTGTACAGATCTTTAAACGTCTTAGTTGAAGCGGGCATAGTGCATAAGGTGCTTGGCATAGATGGTCGATGGTACTTTTGCATTCATGAACTTGGCGAACCGGGATGCCCCGGAGATCACCCCCATTTTTATTGCCTAAAGTGCGGGAAAATGAAATGCTTGAAAGGAGACAAGCTTCCCTTTGTGGAAGTTCCTCCGGGGTATCATGTCGAAGGAAAGCAACTTTTGGTTTACGGGATATGCGAGAAATGCTTTAAGGAAACCAAAGAGATTAATTGATGGAAAGCAACACAACGTCTCCCGACAAGATGGGGGTCTTTGGGGTTTTCCTCAATCGCTTCTACGAGTGATAAATTTTCATATGCAGTGACGACCTTTAATTTTCCTTTTATTTCGTAATAGTCGTATCCCGAATTTAATCTGCAACGTTTGCTTCGATATGGCTAGGAGAAAGAAAGAAGAGGAGGGCCATAAACAGTGACATAATTTGCACTTTCGTCATGTTAGACACTTCCTAATTGTGTTTTAGATGTTCGTCAATAGATTTGAAGAATGCATCAATGTCCTCGTCGGCTACCAGGTCTACCTTGTCCATTGGAAGATAGGCGGTGGAAAAATCACCCTTGTTTACTATTACTATACTCCCCTTACATTCGGCTGGAATCAGAGCCGCGGGAGTAACCACAAGGGATGAGCCGACAACGAAGAATAGGTCGCTTTCCCTCGCGAGCTCAATGCATTTGTCAAGGTATTTAACGGGCTCTCCGAAAAAGACAATGTCCGGTTTTATTACTCCTCCACAACTATCACAGTGGGGGATTTCTTCTTCCATGGTTTTCTTAAAACTTTCTTCGTAATTAAATTTTTTACCGCATTTGAGACAATAACTTTCCCATACGCCTCCGTGTATTTCGTAAACTTTTTTTGCCCCGGCCCTTTGATGGAGGGAATCGATGTTTTGGGTAATTATGCCTATTAATTTCCCTTTTTCCTCTAGCTTTGCGAAGAAATAATGTGCGAAGGTCGGTTTTATCTGTTGAAGGGCTTTCAAAAACTCCTTGTGAAATTTATAAAAAAGCGAGGGGTCACGATGAAAATAGGATATGTCAAATATCCTCTCCGGGTTATCTATACCGGCCGTGCGATACAACCCCTTTGGCCCACGGAAATCGGGGATTCCGGCATTTGTGGATATGCCTGCTCCGCTAAGCAGACATATTTTTTGTGCCTTTTTTATCATGTCTGCGCACTTTGCTGCCAGGTCATGCATCAGCTTCACCTCCTGCAACTTTTTGACTCGCATAAATCCCTTATATACTTTATCATTATCAGAGGATATTTTCATCCTCCACTTCTGGTAAGTTTTTTAAAATATCAAATAGCCGTCTTAAAGTTATGATGGAGGGATGAGTGTGGGAAATTATTACGATGTTATTGTGGTGGGAGCAGGTCCGGCCGGACTTTTTGCTGCCCTTGAGTTGGCGAACAGAGGAATAAGTGTGGCTTTAATAGACAAAGGAAAGACGCTTGACGAGAGAAAGTGTCCGTTGAAAATGGGCATAGTTCGAACCTGTGCTCATTGCAATTCCTGTAGCCTGATGTGTGGGTGGGGAGGCGCAGGAGCCTTTAGCGATGGTAAATTAACGTTGACCCCTCACTTTGGAGGAAATTTAGAGAAATACATCGGTAAGGAAAGGCTTCTTGCCTTGCTCGACGAAGTAGATTCCATTTGGAGGGAATATGGAGCAGATTCCGCACCTTTGTTCGAACCGGATCCGGAATTTGCTTCTAAGGTTATCAGAAAAGCCCGTGTGGCTGGTTTGCATGTCATTCCTGCGAAGATACGGCACATAGGCACAGATCGCACGAAGGAAGTGTTGCGCAATATATATTGCAAATTGCGCGATAAAGTTCACATATTGATGAACACCGAAGTAAAGAGGGTACTGATTGCTAACGGAGCAGTGGCTGGCGTTGAACTTTCAAGCGGCGAGAAGCTTAACGCAAAATTTGTCTTGCTGGCCCCAGGAAGGGAAGGAGCGCCTTGGATGGAACGGACGAGCAAAGAGCTTGGCCTTCAAGTAGACTCCCTTCCCGTCGACGTAGGCGTGAGGGTAGAAATTCCTGCCGAGTTGGCCGAGGAGTTGACGGAACAGTTCTACGAAGTTAAGGCAATCTACAATTCCCCGACTTTTGACGATCAGGTTAGGACCTTTTGTATGTGTCCCCACGGAGAAGTCGTTACGGAGTTTCAGTCCGATGGTGGCGTCGTTACCGTGAATGGCCACAGCTTCAGAGACAAAAGCACGGACAACACTAACTTTGCCATACTTGTTAGCACTAATTTCACAGAACCCTTCCACGATCCCAATGGTTATGGTGTTCATATTGCAAGACTGGCGAACATGCTTGGCGGTTCGGTGTTGGTGCAGCGATTGGGCGATCTTAAACTGGGCAGACGATCGACTCGTTCGAGAATTGAACGGGGCTTGGTGAAACCGACATTAGTGGAAGCCGAGCCGGGGGATTTATCCTTTGCCCTTCCATACAGACATTTAAAGGACATTTTAGAAATGCTTGAGGCTTTGGAGTCGATCATACCCCATGTGAACGATAAATATACCTTGTTATATGGTATTGAGGTCAAATTCTATAGTTTGAAGCTTTCCTTAAACGAGAAACTGCAAACCTCGATAAAAGGCTTATATGCGGCTGGAGACGGAGCGGGTGTTACCAGGGGGGTCATACAGGCTGCGGCCAGCGGTTTGGTGTCCGCCAGGAGTATGCTTGAAGAGATTCATGAAACGATTTCAAAAAACTAGCGAAATTGCTGTATAATAATATATGTTAAATATGAATACAGGGGTGATAATTATGTTGGATCGCAAGTTGCTCAAAATGCTTAACGAACAACTAAACAGAGAGATATATTCAGGTTATTTGTACTGGTCAATGGCTTCCTGGTTTGATGCCAACAATTTAAAGGGTTTTGCCCACTGGATGAAAAAACAGGCCGAGGAAGAGATAGATCATGCAAAGAAATTCTATGAATATATAAACGACAGGAGCGAAAAGGTCGAGATGTTGCCTGTTGAAGCTCCAAAGTCCTCGTGGAGTTCGCCTTTGGAGGTATTTGAAGACACCTTCGACCACGAACAAAAAGTAACTGAAATGATCAACAGTTTGGTAGATGCAGCGAGGGAAGCTAACGACCATGCAACTTTCGAATTCCTTCAATGGTTTGTCAAGGAACAGGTCGAAGAAGAGGCCAATGCCGAAGAGATAGTCCAAAAGCTGCGCTTCACCGGAGATTCTCCAAGCGTTATATTCATGTTGGATCAGGCGCTGGGATCTCGGGAGGATTAGTTGAGTCTTGTAAAGGAGGCAGGCCTATGGGTGTCGATAAGGTAGATTTGCAGGCTCTCTTTACCCTAAGTTACGGGCTATATATAGTGACGGGTACCAGCGAAGGAAGGTTGAACGGTCAGATAGCAAATGCGTTGATGCAGGTTACTGCAGATCCCATATGCATGGTTGTAGCTTTGCACAAAGATAACTTGACTACAGAGCTGGTAGAAAAGGGTAAGGCCTTCGGAGTGTCGGTTCTGGAAGAGGATACGCCAATGCCATTCATAGGGACTTTTGGGTTTAAATGCGGGAGAGATATAAATAAAATGACTCAGTGTCAATACAAGATTGGCGAAACAGGCGTGCCCTTGGTATTGGACCACGCCCTTGCCGTTATTGAGGCAAAGGTCATAGATATAATTCCGGTATATACTCATAAGCTGTTCGTTGCAGAGGTTGTTTCAGCTGAGACCATAAAAAGCGGTACGCCCCTGACGTATGCCAATTATCGTTTGATAAAGGGGGGAAAGTCGCCCAAGAATGCGCCGACCTTTGTCTTCAACAAAGCGTAATTATGAAATAAATGGGGTCCTCTTTTGCTTAAGGGTGAAATGAGTTTGTCTTTGGTCGAGTTTTTGGAAATGTTTTACGCCAAATATAATGATAAAGAGAAGGCAAAAGAGGACCCGGTCTATTTTTTGCATCGTTTTGATGATATTCGTGCAAGGGAGATAATTGGGATTGTTGCTGCCTCCCTGGCCTTCGGGCGAGTTTCTCAGATCATAAAATCTATAGAGAAAGTCGTCGCCATAATGGAAGATAATCCTAGAGATTTCCTTTTGAACGTGCCTGAGGATTATTTAATGGCGAAGCTCAAGGGATTTAAACATAGGTGGGTCAAGGGAAGCGATATTGTTAGCCTTTTGTATGCCTGCAAAATTTTGATCGCACGATATGGTTCGTTGGAGTCTCTCTATGAGCATTGCAAAGCTAGGGATTTGGATCCTGCGGTTAGTTTTGCTGTTGCCCTTAGAAATGCATCGCCTGAGGATATAAGCGTTCTAATCCCCGATCCAGGGAAAAATAGCCCGTGTAAGAGGCTCAGGCTTTTTTTGAAGTGGATGGTAAGAAAAGATAATGTAGATCCGGGGGGTTGGACAGTCGAGACACCTGCCGACCTGGTAGTTCCTTTAGATGTGCACATGTGGAAATTCGGAAAGGAATTGGGGTGGATTAAGAGGGCTTCTCCCGATGTAAAAGCAGCAATAGAGCTTACACAAGCCTTCAGGCTTTTTCGTCCCGATGATCCTTTAAGGTATGATTTTGCCCTATCCCATTTGGGCATGGAGGCCAAGGATTATCGTGAGGTCATTTCTGCCGTTAAGAAATTGAGTAAGACCTGTGATTGCGAAGGCAAGAGTCAGCCGTTAAATTAAAAGCTGCAAAGGGGTCTTTAACGAAATGGACAAAAAGTTTCCCGAGTTATGCGATGTCATATATACATATCAAGGAATCACTAGAAAGGTTACTGTAAAACCGGATACGTCACTGCTCGATGCTTTGATCTCTGCCGGCATCGTTGTAGACGCAGCTTGCGGAGGTCATGGAAAATGCGGACAATGTCGCGTCTTGGCCAGAGGGGCTTTGACAGAACCATCTGATGAAGAGGTTGATAAATTAGGGCCTGAGATCTTAGCTCTGGGCTGGCGGCTTGCCTGCCAGGCTTTTGTTAAAGGCAATGTTGAGGTTATTGTAGACGATTTTAAAACTGACTCGCGTAGCAAGCTCATCGATTCCGCCTTTTTCGAGAAAAATTTCATTTTACACCATCCTTCCGTAATGGAAGAAAAAGTGAACCTTCGCTGGGATGATCTAACGGCAGGGAGTGTGAGTGAAGCCCTTGCTAAAGCATTGGGAAAGGACGAATTGAAGATAAGGCCGGAAGCATTGCAGGAGCTGTCAATATATTGGGAAGAAGGGGAGGGCTGGAGGGGCAGTATGGTTAAAATTGACGAAGAGTATGTGGCGATTTTTTCTGGGCATGAGGAAAAACCCCTTTGTGCCTTCGTCTGTGATGTTGGCACTACGGCTATTTCTATCGTTCTGTTAAATTTGAAGATCGGCAAGATACTTTCGCGTCGCACTATTGCGAATCCTCAGAGGAGTTTTGGAGCGGATATTATTTCTCGCATCTCTAAAGCGATAAACTCAAAAGATTTATTAAAGATGCAAACAATGTTGATCGACTCCATCGCCATGTCGATGCGACAGTGTTTAGAAGAGACAAATATATCTAAGGAAAGGGTATTTGAGATTTTGATTTTGGGCAACACTGTTATGGAACATCTCTTTTGGGGGATATCCCCTAAACCTCTAGCCAGGACTCCCTATGTGCCGGTCTTTAAGAACATCTTAAGTTCCGAAGGTTTCAGGTTTTCGGCACTGCCAATGCACCCTTCTGGTCGGATTTGGTCGATGCCTATAGTCGATAAGTTCGTGGGCGGAGATATGGTCTCCTTGCTTTTTGAGTTGATTTCTCTAGGTCCAAAAATTCCATGCCTCGTGATAGACCTTGGAACGAATGGGGAAATAGGGCTGATTTTGGATGAGAAAATATTTATCACTTCCGCAGCAGCCGGGCCTGCCTTTGAGGGTGGTGCGATCTCCTGTGGAACGGTTGCAACCGATGGAGCGATTTATTTTCTCGAGGAAGATGGCGAACATGGCATAAAGGCACTGACAATAGGAGAAGGGATTGCCAAAGGACTATGTGGGAGCGGAGTTATAAGCGCAGTTGCCCTATTTAAAAAAATGGGATTGATAGATGATACAGGAAGGATCAAAGACCCAGACGAGATAGGAGAAAAAGCGATAGCCTCGCTGATAGTGAGAGAAGAAGGCAGGCGAAAAATAATGATCGCCGATGGCATAGCCCTGACCCAATCTGATATTAGACAGGTTCAGCTGGCGAAGGGGGCGATCTCTGCCGCCATAGATTTGATATTGGAAAAGGCCTGCTTGAGCGGCGAATCATTAAGCGCTGTTTACCTAGCGGGGGCCTTTGGAAACTACCTAAACCCCGAAGATGTTATTGATATAGGCCTGTTGCCAAAGGATCTTACGGGTGAGGTCAAGTGTCTCGGAAACGCTGCATTGAGCGGGGGAGTCAGGTTTGTATTGGGTGGAAGAGAGTCTTTTAAGGCCTTGGATCGTATCTTATCTAAAATTGAATTCATCGATATAGAAAAAGAAAATTTTAACGAAAAATTTTTGTCGAAGCTGACGTATCTCTGATAATCTCGAATAGAGTTTTGAAAGACCAAATTTTTTTTCTTGACAAATAGGAAATAAAGTACCATAATTCCTATATAGGAAGGGAGGTCGAAGGATGAAGGGTGGAGTGGTACAAATCTCACAAGCTGCATCGATTGCACTGCACGGAATGGGAATACTTGCACTGCAGGGAAGGAGAATAAGTGTAAGGGAGCTTTCAGAGATGATATCCGTATCCGAACCACATGCAGCGAAGGTCTTTCAAAGGTTGACCAGGGCCGGATTAGTAAATTCCCTGCGTGGTCCAAGCG
Proteins encoded:
- a CDS encoding uracil-xanthine permease family protein, which produces MIRRKAIYGVNDVPPPAILVLAGAQHVLTLFGATTLVPLIFGPEMGMTRAEIGFFISCVYLAMGIATLIQTHPKLGSGLPIVQGSSFSFIPPIMTIIGIYKAMGPNVIMQYIGGALISGGLLLSFLGYSKIVGYIRKVITPIVIGPTIMAIGFSLAPTAVQFNAANYWPVSLLVVFLIFLFSLVTKNQYLNIFSVLTSIVFTYLICLFLSVTGLFAAGHPAYIDLTEVIRAPWFRFTGIMPWGAPKFSVVTFGTALAGFFAVMIESIGDYHSCSYAAGLDDPSSETISRGIGAEGLNCAISGMLGGVATTSYTENIGLIGLTGVASRWVVRTGAILLILMSTIGKLGALVATIPSPIIGGAYISLFGVIGALGIQVLMRADMGSQRNVLIVGFAFLMALGLPGWIEQNHAIFSTLGVLGEVIWAILKTPMAVAGICAAICDSLIPGTDEERGIGVKI
- a CDS encoding nucleotidyltransferase family protein is translated as MIKAILLAAGEGRRLGYEKMSRPILGKPIIFWTLDLIRASGFDPKDIVVVIGYDGDKLKKELSKYGVRLNIVENPDYRKEMFSSIKTGILSLSKDIENVLIALGDQPLVKPATIKAILSERHPLKVVQPVFNGKRSHPILIPKPIVETIHSASLDHTLKDLMPPPEERILVPVDDEGVCIDIDTFEDLKLAESILKIRHQEADAGP
- a CDS encoding XdhC family protein — translated: MDLAIIESLKKSLETGKKCVLCTIIDEEGSTPRSVGSKMLVWEDGSIVGTIGGGVLEYHIIQEALRLFREDKTTALYSEEFTATEADDPKAACGGKTTVFLELIGRKKELIIFGAGHVGKAIARVASFLNYSVTLWDEREEFANPDNVPWAQTIACPLDEAFERYLSFHKLTHVVVVTRGHSLDTEVIRNLDGKTACYIGVIGSKRKIAVMKENLLKMGVSKELVDRLYAPIGLPIKAETPEEIAISVMAEIIAVDNGANVKGLRQPLDV
- a CDS encoding molybdopterin-binding protein — encoded protein: MRKKIVDLNQAINHILSHDLTKIDVDMGYKGPRFKKGHVIKEEDIEILRSMGKEHLTILELEEDEVHEDDAALALGSAICGKGLKLTAPSEGRCNLIADFRGLLYFDPNKVNMINNDPDWVVVTLYPYTMVEPGDMVAGFRILPLAVKRAQLERALRVGATFEVRAYNPLKVGLVTTGGEIKGGIIKDAFRPKLERKVAYFGGSLLGQSIAGDDLYEIVEAIRNFLNSGADLIICTGGMSVDADDNTPRAIAQACDEVKFKGIPVLPGSMLMVGMKGEKVIIGAPACVVHDEWTSLDLVLPRIFAGLIPTFEEISRFGIGGLCRRCSTCSFPNCSFGVKC
- a CDS encoding Fur family transcriptional regulator; its protein translation is MLNREYVKKTLKTFGIRPTKARILICEALMMAGQPVSHGDLQTNVFLSEINRVTLYRSLNVLVEAGIVHKVLGIDGRWYFCIHELGEPGCPGDHPHFYCLKCGKMKCLKGDKLPFVEVPPGYHVEGKQLLVYGICEKCFKETKEIN
- a CDS encoding SIR2 family NAD-dependent protein deacylase — encoded protein: MHDLAAKCADMIKKAQKICLLSGAGISTNAGIPDFRGPKGLYRTAGIDNPERIFDISYFHRDPSLFYKFHKEFLKALQQIKPTFAHYFFAKLEEKGKLIGIITQNIDSLHQRAGAKKVYEIHGGVWESYCLKCGKKFNYEESFKKTMEEEIPHCDSCGGVIKPDIVFFGEPVKYLDKCIELARESDLFFVVGSSLVVTPAALIPAECKGSIVIVNKGDFSTAYLPMDKVDLVADEDIDAFFKSIDEHLKHN
- a CDS encoding NAD(P)/FAD-dependent oxidoreductase, with translation MSVGNYYDVIVVGAGPAGLFAALELANRGISVALIDKGKTLDERKCPLKMGIVRTCAHCNSCSLMCGWGGAGAFSDGKLTLTPHFGGNLEKYIGKERLLALLDEVDSIWREYGADSAPLFEPDPEFASKVIRKARVAGLHVIPAKIRHIGTDRTKEVLRNIYCKLRDKVHILMNTEVKRVLIANGAVAGVELSSGEKLNAKFVLLAPGREGAPWMERTSKELGLQVDSLPVDVGVRVEIPAELAEELTEQFYEVKAIYNSPTFDDQVRTFCMCPHGEVVTEFQSDGGVVTVNGHSFRDKSTDNTNFAILVSTNFTEPFHDPNGYGVHIARLANMLGGSVLVQRLGDLKLGRRSTRSRIERGLVKPTLVEAEPGDLSFALPYRHLKDILEMLEALESIIPHVNDKYTLLYGIEVKFYSLKLSLNEKLQTSIKGLYAAGDGAGVTRGVIQAAASGLVSARSMLEEIHETISKN
- a CDS encoding ferritin yields the protein MLDRKLLKMLNEQLNREIYSGYLYWSMASWFDANNLKGFAHWMKKQAEEEIDHAKKFYEYINDRSEKVEMLPVEAPKSSWSSPLEVFEDTFDHEQKVTEMINSLVDAAREANDHATFEFLQWFVKEQVEEEANAEEIVQKLRFTGDSPSVIFMLDQALGSRED
- a CDS encoding flavin reductase family protein produces the protein MGVDKVDLQALFTLSYGLYIVTGTSEGRLNGQIANALMQVTADPICMVVALHKDNLTTELVEKGKAFGVSVLEEDTPMPFIGTFGFKCGRDINKMTQCQYKIGETGVPLVLDHALAVIEAKVIDIIPVYTHKLFVAEVVSAETIKSGTPLTYANYRLIKGGKSPKNAPTFVFNKA
- a CDS encoding TIGR02757 family protein; translation: MLKGEMSLSLVEFLEMFYAKYNDKEKAKEDPVYFLHRFDDIRAREIIGIVAASLAFGRVSQIIKSIEKVVAIMEDNPRDFLLNVPEDYLMAKLKGFKHRWVKGSDIVSLLYACKILIARYGSLESLYEHCKARDLDPAVSFAVALRNASPEDISVLIPDPGKNSPCKRLRLFLKWMVRKDNVDPGGWTVETPADLVVPLDVHMWKFGKELGWIKRASPDVKAAIELTQAFRLFRPDDPLRYDFALSHLGMEAKDYREVISAVKKLSKTCDCEGKSQPLN
- a CDS encoding ASKHA domain-containing protein — its product is MDKKFPELCDVIYTYQGITRKVTVKPDTSLLDALISAGIVVDAACGGHGKCGQCRVLARGALTEPSDEEVDKLGPEILALGWRLACQAFVKGNVEVIVDDFKTDSRSKLIDSAFFEKNFILHHPSVMEEKVNLRWDDLTAGSVSEALAKALGKDELKIRPEALQELSIYWEEGEGWRGSMVKIDEEYVAIFSGHEEKPLCAFVCDVGTTAISIVLLNLKIGKILSRRTIANPQRSFGADIISRISKAINSKDLLKMQTMLIDSIAMSMRQCLEETNISKERVFEILILGNTVMEHLFWGISPKPLARTPYVPVFKNILSSEGFRFSALPMHPSGRIWSMPIVDKFVGGDMVSLLFELISLGPKIPCLVIDLGTNGEIGLILDEKIFITSAAAGPAFEGGAISCGTVATDGAIYFLEEDGEHGIKALTIGEGIAKGLCGSGVISAVALFKKMGLIDDTGRIKDPDEIGEKAIASLIVREEGRRKIMIADGIALTQSDIRQVQLAKGAISAAIDLILEKACLSGESLSAVYLAGAFGNYLNPEDVIDIGLLPKDLTGEVKCLGNAALSGGVRFVLGGRESFKALDRILSKIEFIDIEKENFNEKFLSKLTYL